In Pithys albifrons albifrons isolate INPA30051 chromosome 8, PitAlb_v1, whole genome shotgun sequence, a single window of DNA contains:
- the LOC139675150 gene encoding uncharacterized protein, translating into MYAGRKRKKPVPKSPKPPPAEGGKSNPSKRHRDRLNQELSKLTGLLPFPEDVCSRLDKLSILRLAVGYLKVKSYLMATAPKAGSSVLEQPRAPGGSRRTEPQVGGELLPEGELLLQALNGFVIAVTGDGHIFYISPTVQDYLGFHQSDLIYQSVYELIHADDRAAFRRQLHRAPAHAFPTDQPLPGGCSAVSSPERVHHEEESSMERSFTCRFRCLLDNSSGFLALNFHGRLKFLLGQQKSALDKSPVALFAIATLLQPLSILELRTKTLIFQTKHKLDFTPMACDSRGKVVLGYSETELCRRGSGYQFVHAADMMHCAENHVRMMRTGESGLTVFRLLTKRAGWVWVQANARLVYKGGRPDCIIARQRALSNEEGEEHLRKRNLQLPFSFATGEAVLYGNDLPGFLDSFQAKEELQTQANSHSKQQLVDPNSLLGAMMKQDVSIYNSHADNVPQFSLPGLISEPDGLGRSEDIGDAKEDSNALLVVIETLFEKSEVDGNICQGLSVDQAELQQWEEALLSLGAEEESPAQGAGERPSTKVTSCVEQMLLREDAGKSMDFPQCSASPCSEESSNVAHFQRCWATNSVFPAPSQPQALGAEGGQGAVLSGVSVPSEVGSAPPEQQVLFNPAGLVAGTVLHVPVSSGKSSAALQQATQALQAEVPPSAPVDDPVPAAQSQPGCQLEGSSCPLPMHSNTLLTWWHHVLLQTNPALGQNAPPGGCPSEAWMAIAPKQLEAAGTHLEAQTLPDGSPESPPEAGLWLLAPSQPAPCPAQGLQEPLFSGDGSLHEEEAALPARAAASLGARQLPRDGGFPKQPLTPHLEPSFSWEGEQAKWFLQHQLWLPHAGAAPQRSDGESPVQHSVLPLGSSTAPSTQQMGHVVLPECQYGNSTFRHKNNFPRDASNVPLPQQLGVLPCPSESHPGAPCSSPGSAWRCSAPLPVKVGAGAPQSSLSSVWRCSGALPVKVGAGAPLSSQQGPVCLVGPGVGGQPLCACGIQPKVRCEGCRT; encoded by the exons ATGTAcgcagggaggaagaggaagaagccGGTGCCCAAGAG ccccaaACCACCACCTGCTGAGGGTGGGAAGTCCAACCCCTCCAAGCGGCACCGCGACCGCCTCAACCAGGAGCTGAGCAAGCTGACGGggctgctgcccttccctgaggatgtgtgctccaggctggacaaaCTCTCCATCCTGCGGCTGGCTGTTGGATACCTCAAGGTCAAGAGCTACCTCATGG CCACGGCTCCAAAGGCTGGCAGTTCCgtgctggagcagcccagagCCCCAGGAGGGAGCAGACGGACGGAGCCGCAGGTCGGCGGGGAGCTGCTTCCTGAGGGGGAACTGCTTCTCCAG GCACTCAATGGGTTTGTCATCGCTGTGACAGGGGATGGCCACATCTTCTACATCTCCCCTACAGTGCAGGACTACCTAGGCTTCCACCAG TCGGATCTCATCTACCAGAGCGTGTACGAGCTGATCCACGCAGACGACCGCGCCGCCTTCCGCCGCCAGCTGCACAGGGCCCCGGCACATG cctttcccactGACCAGCCACTGCCGGGGGGATGCAGTGCCGTGTCCAGCCCCGAGCGTGTCCACCATGAGGAGGAATCCTCCATGGAGAGGAGCTTCACCTGCCGCTTCCGCTGCTTGCTGGATAACTCCTCAGGGTTCCTG GCCTTGAATTTCCATGGGCGCCTGAAGTTCCTTCTCGGGCAGCAGAAGTCAGCTTTGGACAAGTCCCCAGTTGCTCTCTTTGCCATTGCAACACTCCTCCAGCCGCTCTCCATCCTGGAACTCCGCACCAAGACGCTGATCTTCCAGACAAAGCACAAGCTGGACTTCACTCCCATGGCCTGTGATTCTCG CGGGAAGGTTGTCCTGGGATACTCAGAAACGGAGCTGTGCAGGAGGGGCTCTGGGTACCAGTTCGTGCACGCAGCTGACATGATGCACTGCGCGGAGAACCACGTGAGGA tGATGCGGACGGGGGAGAGCGGGCTGACGGTGTTCCGGCTGCTGACCAAGCGCGCCGGCTGGGTGTGGGTTCAGGCCAACGCGCGCCTCGTCTACAAGGGCGGCCGCCCCGACTGCATCATTGCCCGCCAGAGAGCCCTGTC GAATGAAGAAGGGGAGGAACATCTGCGGAAAAGAAACCTGCAGCTGCCTTTCAGCTTTGCCACAGGGGAAGCAGTTTTATATGGGAATGACCTTCCTGGGTTCCTGGACTCCTTCCAAGCCAAGGAGGAGTTGCAGACACAGGCAAACTCCCactcaaagcagcagctggtggaCCCCAACTCTCTCCTCGGGGCCATGATGAAGCAGGATGTATCCATATACAACTCCCACGCTGATAACGTGCCTCAGTTCTCCTTGCCAGGTTTGATCTCTGAGCCTGatgggctgggcaggagtgaGGACATTGGTGATGCCAAGGAGGACAGCAATGCCCTCCTGGTGGTTATTGAAACCCTCTTTGAGAAGAGTGAGGTGGATGGGAACATCTGCCAGGGCCTCAGCGTggaccaggcagagctgcagcagtgggaggaggctctgctcagcctgggggcagaggaggagtCACCGGCTCAGGGGGCTGGCGAGAGGCCGAGCACCAAGGTGACATCCTGTGTGGAGCAGATGCTCCTCAGGGAGGATGCTGGGAAGAGCATGGACTTCCCACAGTGCAGTGCATCCCCCTGCAGTGAGGAAAGCAGCAATGTGGCTCATTTCCAGCGCTGCTGGGCAACTAATTCAGTGtttccagccccatcccagccccaggccctgggtGCAGAGGGAGGCCAAGGGGCTGTGCTCTCTGGAGTCTCTGTTCCCTCTGAGGTGGGCTCTGCTCCACCAGAGCAGCAGGTCCTGTTTAACCCAGCCGGGCTGGTGGCAGGGACTGTGCTGCATGTCCCAGTCTCCAGCGGCAAAtcctctgcagcacttcagcagGCAACCCAAGCACTTCAAGCAGAAGTtcccccctctgctcctgtagatgaccctgttcctgctgctcagagccagcCAGGGTGCCAGCTGGAGGGCTCCAGCTGCCCACTTCCAATGCACTCGAACACACTACTGACTTGGTGGCACCACGTCCTGCTCCAGACAAACCCAGCTTTGGGGCAGAACGCTCCTCCTGGAGGTTGCCCATCAGAGGCTTGGATGGCCATAGCTCCAAaacagctggaagcagcaggaacaCACCTGGAGGCCCAAACTCTGCCAGATGGCAGCCCTGAGAGCCCCCCAGAGGCCGGGCTGTGGCTGCTAGCCCCCTCCCAACCTGCTccttgccctgcccagggcttgCAGGAGCCCTTGTTCTCAGGGGATGGGAGCCTCCACGAGGaggaggctgctctgcctgcacgAGCAGCAGCATCCTTGGGAGCCAGGCAGCTGCCAAGGGATGGTGGTTTCCCCAAACAGCCCCTGACACCCCACCTGgagcccagcttttcctgggaaGGGGAGCAGGCCAAGTGGTTCTTGCAGCACCAGCTGTGGCTCCCCCatgctggggcagcccctcaGAGAAGCGATGGGGAAAGTCCAGTGCAACACAGTGTGCTCCCCCTGGGGTCCAGCACGgctcccagcacccagcagaTGGGCCACGTTGTGCTGCCAGAGTGCCAGTATGGAAATAGCACTTTTAGGCACAAGAACAACTTCCCTAGGGATGCCTCTAATGtaccccttccccagcagctggGTGTGTTGCCTTGCCCCAGCGAAAGCCACCCTGGAGCACCCTGTTCCTCTCCAGGCTCGGCTTGGAGGTGCTCAGCACCTCTCCCAGTGAAGGTGGGTGCAGGAGCCCCCCAGTCCTCTCTGAGCTCCGTTTGGAGGTGCTCGGGAGCCCTCCCAGTGAAGGTGGGTGCAGGAGCACCCCTGTCCTCACAGCAGGGCCCTGTCTGCCTGGTGGGGCCGGGAGTGGGTGGgcagcccctctgtgcctgTGGCATCCAGCCCAAGGTGAGGTGTGAGGGCTGCAGGACCTGA